A section of the Pseudanabaena mucicola str. Chao 1806 genome encodes:
- the metK gene encoding methionine adenosyltransferase — protein sequence MASRFLFTSESVTEGHPDKICDQISDTILDTLLAQDPRSRVAAEVVVNTGLVLITGEITTKAHVNYVDIARKKIAEIGYTNADNGFSANSCAVIVALDEQSPDIAQGVNVALEARTGEEEDAALEAVGAGDQGIMFGFACDETPEFMPMPIAIAHRLARQLSVVRKNGKLPYLRPDGKTQVTVVYEGDKPVEIDTILISTQHDAAIDDITDETKVQEKIKADLWTHVVLPSFADTSVKPNDQTRYLVNPTGKFVIGGPQGDSGLTGRKIIVDTYGGYARHGGGAFSGKDPTKVDRSAAYAARHAAKNIVAAGLASKCELQLSYAIGVARPTSLHIDTFGTGKVDEETLLRLVKDNFDLRPAAIIKNFDLQNLSSTRGGRFYQNVAAYGHLGRNDLDLPWERLDKVEILKKNA from the coding sequence TTGGCTAGTCGCTTCTTATTTACATCTGAATCAGTTACGGAAGGACATCCTGATAAAATTTGCGATCAGATTTCCGATACTATTCTTGATACCTTGTTGGCTCAAGATCCGCGATCGCGTGTCGCTGCCGAGGTTGTAGTAAACACTGGTCTGGTCTTGATCACAGGGGAAATTACAACCAAAGCGCATGTCAATTACGTCGATATTGCCCGTAAAAAAATTGCCGAAATTGGTTATACTAATGCTGATAATGGTTTCTCGGCAAATAGCTGTGCGGTGATCGTCGCCCTTGATGAACAGTCACCAGATATTGCTCAGGGTGTGAACGTTGCCCTCGAAGCCCGCACTGGTGAAGAGGAAGATGCGGCTCTCGAAGCAGTCGGAGCAGGTGACCAAGGGATTATGTTTGGGTTTGCCTGTGACGAAACTCCTGAATTTATGCCCATGCCGATCGCGATCGCCCATCGCCTCGCCCGTCAGCTATCGGTTGTCCGAAAAAATGGCAAGTTACCCTATTTACGTCCCGATGGCAAAACCCAAGTTACTGTAGTTTACGAAGGTGATAAGCCCGTTGAAATCGACACCATCCTCATTTCGACCCAGCATGATGCAGCGATCGATGACATTACTGACGAAACAAAAGTACAGGAAAAAATCAAGGCGGATCTATGGACTCATGTAGTCTTGCCTAGCTTTGCCGATACTTCCGTGAAACCTAATGACCAAACTCGCTATCTGGTTAATCCCACAGGCAAATTTGTGATTGGTGGACCTCAGGGTGATTCTGGACTGACTGGACGCAAAATTATTGTCGATACCTACGGCGGCTATGCCCGTCATGGTGGTGGTGCTTTCTCTGGTAAAGATCCTACCAAGGTTGATCGCAGTGCAGCCTACGCAGCACGTCATGCAGCTAAAAACATTGTGGCGGCTGGTTTGGCTAGCAAATGTGAACTACAACTAAGTTATGCGATCGGTGTTGCACGTCCTACCAGTTTGCACATCGATACCTTTGGCACAGGTAAAGTTGATGAAGAAACTCTATTGCGTCTAGTCAAGGACAATTTCGATTTGCGTCCTGCGGCAATCATCAAGAATTTTGATTTGCAAAATCTATCCAGCACTAGAGGTGGTCGTTTCTATCAAAATGTCGCTGCCTATGGTCACTTAGGTCGCAACGATCTCGATCTTCCTTGGGAACGCTTAGACAAAGTAGAAATTTTGAAAAAGAACGCTTAA
- a CDS encoding C40 family peptidase: protein MIYRSLADINIYDSPALERLATQMAKGRYLRVLEAEPNFLKIQLLEDDYEGVLDCQDFTKLELSDHQSFIDHLPPALSVNEIGDRLPQVIAFIQQAMATPNEYLWGGTVAPNYDCSGLMQAAFASVGILIPRDAYQQEAFGEPISLDKLKIGDLIFFGTPIKATHVGIYIGDRAYIHSSGKEHGHNGIAISELSGSDPVSQWYSRQLRGAARINHNQK from the coding sequence ATGATTTACCGTAGCTTGGCTGACATTAATATTTACGACTCTCCAGCCCTTGAGCGTCTTGCGACCCAAATGGCTAAGGGTCGATATTTACGGGTATTAGAGGCTGAGCCAAATTTTCTAAAAATCCAGCTACTCGAAGATGATTATGAGGGGGTGCTTGATTGCCAAGATTTCACAAAATTAGAACTAAGCGATCATCAAAGTTTTATTGATCATTTACCACCAGCATTAAGTGTGAATGAAATAGGCGATCGCTTGCCGCAAGTCATTGCTTTTATTCAACAAGCAATGGCAACACCAAATGAATATCTCTGGGGTGGGACGGTTGCACCAAATTATGACTGTTCTGGACTAATGCAAGCTGCCTTTGCCTCAGTTGGCATTTTGATTCCCCGCGATGCCTATCAACAGGAAGCTTTTGGTGAACCCATCTCTCTAGATAAATTAAAAATCGGTGATTTGATTTTCTTTGGCACACCCATTAAGGCGACTCATGTAGGCATATATATTGGCGATCGTGCCTATATTCATAGCTCTGGCAAAGAACATGGACATAATGGTATTGCTATCAGCGAACTCTCAGGATCAGATCCAGTTTCCCAATGGTATTCCCGCCAATTACGTGGTGCGGCAAGAATTAACCATAACCAAAAATAG
- a CDS encoding RNA polymerase sigma factor: MQLPPLPEIHHPKIQALFQKSDRELVTLFQRYPEEGQYFAAIFCRYGQVLYTLISTATRSPVQSDYLFVKTWEYIYHEMRVLDLRVTTPRLSLQSWLINIAAMMINRAEVPPVEEIQYSLKDTPPVFWCYLNQALNQMAGNLRLVLLLSQTFQWSHTRIAAYLHAEGESISASDVKQLLVRAYQALEDALPEDIRDIYLAQPAVTA; encoded by the coding sequence GTGCAGCTTCCCCCCCTTCCCGAAATTCATCACCCTAAGATTCAAGCGCTTTTCCAGAAAAGCGATCGCGAACTCGTGACACTATTTCAAAGGTATCCTGAAGAGGGTCAATATTTTGCGGCGATTTTTTGCCGCTATGGACAGGTACTGTATACCTTGATTAGCACGGCAACGCGATCGCCAGTGCAGTCAGACTATTTATTTGTCAAAACTTGGGAATATATCTACCATGAAATGCGAGTGTTAGATTTACGGGTGACAACGCCGCGCCTATCCTTGCAAAGTTGGCTAATCAATATTGCGGCGATGATGATTAATCGGGCTGAAGTCCCCCCCGTTGAAGAAATTCAATATTCCCTCAAAGATACCCCACCTGTATTTTGGTGCTACCTTAATCAAGCCCTAAATCAAATGGCAGGCAACTTGCGTCTGGTACTATTGTTATCTCAAACTTTTCAATGGAGCCATACCCGCATCGCCGCCTATTTACATGCTGAGGGCGAAAGCATCTCTGCTAGCGATGTAAAACAGCTTCTGGTCAGAGCCTATCAAGCTCTAGAAGATGCGCTTCCAGAAGATATCAGAGACATTTACCTAGCTCAACCCGCTGTTACTGCCTGA
- a CDS encoding SPOR domain-containing protein, with amino-acid sequence MQTLSPTISPIISPTISQTNPRVTDTETDFLPAIAQSSVLQTALTGLDASLNDELDRYCHWQEHGQTISYLNPFRPRAVSTQSIWTSPSLSEALLPLTPPVEFNGDRRKLQMPVIPPMGANAVTADSINIANAELHLYRGLDLDSPDIPSDPSHSDINADLERAVAYAQSLHGYGDVSMYINSPNAAPNIKPTMAQIPAPDDDEILQSFANDYTNNYAEHYPDPFNRENANPAPPAEKNALRSLMNPVGIISLLLLLCSSAAIGYLMVDPSGVMKLFKPEQKNKASQNNNDDLGKEISLQNQQKSNDLSFAPYAGDKTQVNFDSIAKNSKAITNPTFVNKNQNSTLTKNSSVFTPNSAFVPSASLRTVPSMSLPSTSVAPLPPALAPLERSYTPTPAPRKEPVTTRSYSEPAPSRTSSSSSPSTPKPSQNVSAMPTTPAPVPEYVAPRSNTAVKYAAPISSAPTTPPAQSSYRVVVENSYAASAQQIEREAYVRPSDGQVQVGSYRDPNAAQQRIEQLRRQGIPARIE; translated from the coding sequence ATGCAAACATTGAGTCCTACCATCTCCCCAATCATCTCGCCCACAATTTCTCAAACAAACCCAAGGGTCACTGACACAGAGACTGATTTTTTACCTGCGATCGCTCAATCATCAGTCTTGCAAACAGCGTTGACTGGTTTGGATGCGAGCCTCAATGATGAGCTGGATCGCTACTGCCATTGGCAAGAGCATGGTCAAACCATTTCCTATCTCAATCCTTTTAGACCTCGCGCTGTATCTACTCAATCCATTTGGACATCACCCAGTTTGTCAGAAGCATTGTTGCCTCTCACGCCTCCTGTGGAATTTAATGGAGATCGTCGCAAGTTACAAATGCCTGTAATACCGCCAATGGGGGCAAATGCTGTTACGGCTGACTCGATCAATATTGCCAATGCCGAATTACATCTATACAGAGGACTAGATCTCGATAGTCCAGATATCCCTAGTGACCCTAGTCATAGTGATATCAATGCAGATTTAGAAAGAGCAGTTGCCTACGCGCAAAGTTTGCATGGTTATGGTGACGTATCAATGTACATAAATTCACCAAATGCGGCCCCCAATATTAAGCCAACGATGGCTCAGATTCCTGCGCCTGATGATGACGAAATCTTGCAAAGTTTTGCTAACGATTACACCAATAACTACGCAGAGCATTATCCAGATCCATTTAATCGAGAAAATGCAAATCCTGCTCCGCCTGCTGAAAAGAACGCCCTCCGTAGTTTGATGAATCCTGTGGGGATTATTTCGCTTCTATTACTTCTCTGCTCTAGTGCGGCAATAGGTTACTTAATGGTCGATCCTTCGGGTGTGATGAAGTTATTTAAACCAGAACAAAAAAATAAGGCTTCCCAAAACAACAATGATGATTTGGGCAAGGAGATTAGCTTACAAAATCAGCAGAAATCTAATGACTTGTCCTTTGCACCTTATGCTGGGGATAAAACTCAAGTTAATTTCGATAGCATTGCTAAAAATAGTAAAGCGATCACTAATCCTACTTTCGTCAATAAGAACCAAAATAGTACATTAACCAAAAATTCATCTGTTTTTACTCCCAATAGTGCCTTTGTCCCAAGTGCGTCATTACGGACAGTACCATCGATGTCTTTACCTTCTACGTCCGTTGCCCCACTGCCACCTGCATTAGCACCGTTGGAGAGGAGTTATACACCTACACCTGCGCCTAGGAAAGAACCTGTAACCACTCGTTCTTACAGTGAGCCTGCCCCTAGTCGTACAAGTAGCTCTAGCTCTCCCTCTACACCCAAGCCATCACAGAATGTTTCGGCAATGCCCACAACGCCTGCCCCAGTTCCTGAATATGTTGCACCTCGTAGTAACACGGCTGTGAAATATGCAGCCCCTATCTCATCTGCCCCTACAACTCCACCAGCACAAAGTAGCTATCGAGTTGTTGTTGAAAATAGCTATGCAGCTAGCGCTCAACAGATCGAACGTGAGGCCTATGTAAGACCCAGTGATGGTCAAGTACAAGTTGGCTCATATCGAGATCCAAACGCGGCTCAACAAAGGATCGAGCAATTGCGTCGTCAGGGGATTCCTGCCAGAATTGAGTAG
- a CDS encoding 50S ribosomal protein L11 methyltransferase, translating to MSWIELSIETTNEAVDWVCTLLAKVIAAEDMQIREYQEESSQWTFTIQMYLPEGIRIHQQIDEIEKILTPLHRTGMTSELQTFILDHKADPIALKSHAASSLIRKIGDRFVVLSAETEYQLHPQEIILRLQNSLAFGSGLHPATILSLRLLERHVQPNLDTLDLGSGSGILSVAMAKLGAKVLAIDNDPIAVAATQDAVARNLVSQQVIVKEASLGSASQLGHWMGGDSIESVPAIASHAQFDLIVANIFARVHISLADEFYKALRSTATHSGILITAGYTKDHAESVSSAMLDTGFVECDHTQIDEWIAIAYRLG from the coding sequence ATGTCATGGATAGAATTAAGTATTGAAACTACTAATGAAGCAGTAGATTGGGTCTGTACCTTACTTGCCAAAGTGATTGCTGCTGAAGATATGCAGATCCGCGAATATCAGGAAGAATCATCACAATGGACATTTACAATCCAAATGTACTTACCTGAGGGTATACGCATTCATCAACAGATCGATGAGATTGAGAAGATACTCACGCCACTGCATCGCACGGGAATGACTAGCGAATTACAAACCTTTATCCTCGACCATAAAGCTGATCCCATAGCGTTAAAATCTCACGCAGCAAGTTCTCTAATTAGAAAAATAGGCGATCGCTTTGTGGTTCTATCGGCTGAGACCGAATATCAACTCCATCCTCAAGAGATTATACTGCGATTGCAAAATAGTCTTGCCTTTGGCAGTGGACTACACCCTGCGACGATACTCAGCTTACGCTTACTAGAACGTCATGTCCAGCCCAATCTTGACACTCTTGATCTTGGCTCAGGCTCAGGGATTCTTAGTGTAGCGATGGCAAAGTTAGGTGCAAAGGTTTTGGCGATCGATAATGATCCCATTGCCGTAGCAGCAACTCAAGACGCAGTGGCGCGTAACCTAGTCTCGCAACAGGTGATCGTAAAGGAAGCAAGTCTTGGTAGTGCAAGTCAACTTGGACATTGGATGGGCGGGGATAGCATTGAGTCAGTTCCTGCTATTGCATCTCATGCTCAATTTGATCTGATCGTTGCCAATATTTTTGCGCGAGTGCATATTTCCCTTGCCGATGAATTTTACAAAGCATTACGTTCCACAGCCACACATTCAGGGATCTTAATCACCGCAGGATATACCAAAGATCATGCTGAAAGTGTATCTTCGGCAATGCTTGATACGGGTTTTGTAGAATGCGATCATACCCAAATCGATGAATGGATAGCGATCGCCTATCGTTTGGGTTAG
- a CDS encoding agmatine deiminase family protein, giving the protein MENPKALGYAQPAEWQPHRACWLAFPSHRDLWLEYLDRVQAEFVALAKAIATSEQLEILVLEETAALAKQLLGDLPARFHQIPFGDIWMRDMTPIYIKNTDGKLGALHFQWNGWGGKYILKHDDLVAAKILQTLDIPQFMFDWVLEGGAIEVDGEGTCLTTKQCLLNPNRNPHLDQEAVESGLKAALGVEKILWIEEGLLNDHTDGHIDTIARFIAPHKIMCMEPTSEDDPNYQVLKDIGSQLENMTDAKGRKIDVVRIPSPNLVLDDEGQIMPASYLNFYISNDSVIIPIYGSPNDDLAVQAIAKHFPNRKVIGLSAKHILLGGGAFHCITCHQPQ; this is encoded by the coding sequence ATGGAAAATCCCAAAGCTTTGGGCTATGCTCAGCCAGCCGAATGGCAACCCCACAGAGCCTGTTGGCTAGCCTTTCCCAGCCACCGTGATCTGTGGTTAGAATATCTCGATAGAGTTCAAGCAGAATTTGTGGCTCTTGCCAAAGCGATCGCTACATCTGAGCAGCTTGAAATTTTAGTCCTTGAAGAAACTGCTGCTCTTGCTAAGCAATTGCTTGGGGATTTGCCTGCACGATTCCATCAGATTCCCTTTGGCGATATCTGGATGCGCGACATGACTCCAATATATATCAAAAATACTGATGGTAAATTGGGGGCTTTGCATTTTCAATGGAATGGTTGGGGCGGTAAATATATACTCAAACATGATGATCTCGTGGCGGCTAAAATTTTACAAACCCTTGATATTCCTCAATTTATGTTTGACTGGGTACTCGAAGGCGGCGCGATCGAGGTTGATGGGGAAGGAACTTGTCTTACTACCAAGCAATGCCTACTCAATCCCAATCGTAATCCCCATCTTGATCAAGAAGCAGTTGAATCTGGCTTAAAAGCAGCTTTAGGAGTGGAGAAAATCTTGTGGATTGAAGAAGGTTTGCTCAATGATCATACTGATGGGCATATCGACACGATCGCGCGCTTCATCGCGCCACATAAGATCATGTGCATGGAACCTACTTCTGAAGATGATCCTAACTATCAAGTTCTCAAGGATATTGGATCACAGTTAGAAAACATGACTGATGCCAAGGGTAGAAAAATCGATGTAGTGCGAATTCCTTCTCCCAATCTTGTTCTCGATGATGAAGGACAAATTATGCCTGCGAGTTATCTCAATTTCTATATCTCTAACGATAGTGTGATTATTCCCATTTACGGTTCTCCTAACGATGATCTCGCCGTGCAAGCGATCGCCAAGCATTTCCCTAATCGCAAAGTAATTGGGCTTTCGGCAAAACATATTCTCCTAGGCGGCGGAGCGTTCCATTGCATCACATGCCATCAACCACAATAA
- a CDS encoding TRC40/GET3/ArsA family transport-energizing ATPase: MRIILMTGKGGVGKTSVAAATGLRCAELGYKTLVLSTDPAHSLADSFLVELGHDPKEVRPNLWGAELDALRELEGNWGAVKRYISEVLQARGLEGVQAEELAILPGMDEIFGLVRVKRHYDEKDFDVLVIDSAPTGTALRLLSLPEVAGWYMRKFYKPLQGMAQVLSPVFEPIFKRVTGFSLPNKEVMDAPYEFYEELEALEKILTDNTITTVRLVTNPEKMVINESLRAHSYLSLYNVATDLVIANRIIPEEVQDPFFKVWKENQKQYCEQIYSDFQPLPIKQIPLYAEEMCGIEALERLKVTLFGEEDPAQVYYKENTMRVVEENKQYRLELYLPGVAKEKIELTKTGDELNIRIGNHRRNLVLPQALSVLQTSGAKMEDDYLKIRFSSPV, translated from the coding sequence ATGCGTATCATTTTAATGACAGGAAAAGGTGGAGTTGGTAAAACTTCCGTAGCAGCAGCCACAGGGCTACGCTGCGCTGAATTGGGTTACAAAACGCTAGTTTTGAGTACCGATCCTGCCCACTCCCTTGCTGATAGCTTTTTGGTCGAGTTAGGTCATGATCCTAAAGAAGTACGCCCAAACCTCTGGGGAGCGGAACTAGATGCTCTAAGGGAACTAGAAGGCAACTGGGGTGCAGTAAAGCGTTATATTAGTGAAGTTTTACAGGCAAGAGGGCTAGAAGGAGTTCAGGCAGAAGAGTTAGCGATCCTCCCTGGGATGGATGAAATCTTTGGTTTGGTGCGCGTCAAGCGTCACTATGACGAAAAAGATTTTGATGTATTAGTGATTGACTCTGCACCGACAGGAACTGCTTTACGCTTGCTATCACTTCCCGAAGTCGCAGGCTGGTACATGAGAAAGTTTTATAAACCATTGCAAGGTATGGCTCAAGTCTTGAGTCCTGTCTTTGAACCAATTTTCAAGCGGGTCACTGGTTTCTCATTGCCTAACAAGGAAGTGATGGATGCTCCCTATGAGTTTTATGAAGAATTGGAAGCCCTCGAAAAAATTCTCACCGACAACACAATCACTACCGTTCGATTGGTGACAAATCCCGAAAAGATGGTCATCAATGAATCACTCAGAGCGCATTCCTATCTTAGTCTCTATAACGTAGCAACTGATTTAGTCATCGCTAATCGAATTATTCCAGAGGAAGTCCAAGATCCTTTCTTTAAGGTATGGAAAGAAAATCAGAAGCAGTACTGTGAACAGATTTATAGTGATTTTCAGCCCCTCCCAATTAAGCAGATTCCTCTATATGCTGAGGAAATGTGTGGTATTGAAGCTTTAGAGCGACTCAAGGTAACTTTATTTGGTGAAGAAGACCCCGCACAGGTCTATTACAAAGAGAATACGATGCGGGTTGTCGAAGAGAATAAGCAATATCGTTTGGAGCTATATTTACCTGGTGTGGCGAAGGAGAAGATTGAGCTAACCAAAACTGGTGATGAATTAAACATCCGTATCGGTAATCATCGTCGTAATCTAGTATTACCTCAAGCTCTATCAGTTCTCCAAACATCAGGCGCAAAAATGGAAGATGATTATCTCAAAATTCGCTTTTCATCTCCTGTCTAA
- a CDS encoding Hpt domain-containing protein codes for MNQTLRSPIDLEQLNQISEGDIEFEMEVLQIYVEDVQQRLEGIRLAITGGDQLQVMKEAHHIKGSSSNVGAIQMRDLAVKLEALNLAQDSIKAMEIFEKMAFNIQLVANFVAER; via the coding sequence ATGAATCAGACACTACGCTCTCCAATAGATTTAGAGCAACTTAATCAAATATCAGAGGGAGATATCGAGTTTGAGATGGAGGTTTTGCAAATCTATGTAGAAGATGTTCAACAAAGACTGGAAGGAATACGTTTGGCGATTACTGGTGGTGATCAATTGCAGGTAATGAAGGAGGCTCATCATATTAAGGGTTCAAGCAGTAATGTGGGAGCTATACAAATGCGTGACTTAGCCGTGAAGCTTGAAGCTTTAAATCTAGCCCAAGACAGCATAAAAGCTATGGAGATATTTGAGAAAATGGCTTTCAATATTCAATTGGTAGCAAACTTCGTTGCGGAAAGATAA
- a CDS encoding resolvase, whose protein sequence is MSLPLPAFDLKSGSTYELMDVEAIQKALGRSRASIYRYANTDSNQSELNLPYDPQKLNPELRQSDREPLLFHPTEVSRFARDVLRMKQVTIQVQEPVQNETNQLLREILQELKTLNQTIISLRNS, encoded by the coding sequence ATGAGTCTTCCTTTGCCTGCGTTTGACCTGAAATCTGGTAGTACCTATGAACTAATGGATGTAGAAGCAATCCAAAAAGCATTAGGTCGATCGCGGGCTTCGATATATCGCTATGCTAATACTGATTCTAATCAAAGTGAGCTAAATCTGCCCTACGATCCTCAAAAGCTCAATCCAGAGTTGCGCCAAAGCGATCGCGAGCCTTTGTTATTTCACCCTACTGAAGTTTCCAGATTTGCCAGAGATGTCCTGAGAATGAAGCAGGTAACGATCCAAGTGCAGGAACCAGTGCAAAATGAAACTAATCAGCTTTTGCGGGAAATTCTGCAAGAATTAAAAACTCTAAATCAAACGATTATTTCTCTTCGTAATTCCTAA
- the speA gene encoding biosynthetic arginine decarboxylase encodes MLQEIQLPVVAEAKKWTIQDSETLYRINGWGEPYFSINEAGHVTVSPKGDRGGCIDLFELVNDLKQRGLRSPILVRFSDILADRIERLNSTFAKAIARYNYNGVYRGVFPVKVNQQRQLVEEIAKYGKPFQFGLEAGSKPELLIALATLRTPGSLLICNGYKDAEYIETALLARKLGQNTIIVIEQLEEVEMIIRAATKLGIAPVVGVRAKLSTKGLGHWEDSTGDRAKFGLRMWEILETVEQLEAANMLDSLKLLHFHIGSQISNISTIKDALREAGQIYVQLTILGAPMGHLDVGGGLGVDYDGSKTNFYASKNYSMQNYAYDIVAAIKDACTEKGIPVPTLTSESGRAIASHQSVLIFDVVGISGTPTQVIESLKEDEHLIVRNLFEALENINENNYQEIYHDAVQFNQEAISLFSFGYLSLKQRARVERLFWECCDRIRKVTRKLNYVPDDLEDLERMMALTYYCNFSVFQSAPDSWAIDQLFPIMPIHRLNEEPTCRGTIADLTCDSDGKIDRFIDLRDVKSVLELHPFIPEKPYYLALFLGGAYQEILGDLHNLFGDTDAVHIHATPTGYKVEHVIKGDSMTEVLEYVQYNRDAMLENIRQETERALQEKQISLNEARLFLQKYEHCLNGYTYLS; translated from the coding sequence ATGTTGCAAGAGATTCAGTTACCTGTTGTTGCCGAGGCAAAAAAGTGGACTATTCAAGATAGTGAGACCCTTTATCGCATCAATGGCTGGGGTGAACCTTATTTTAGTATTAACGAGGCTGGTCACGTAACTGTCTCCCCCAAAGGCGATCGTGGTGGATGTATTGACCTATTTGAACTAGTAAATGATCTCAAACAAAGGGGATTGCGATCGCCGATTCTTGTTAGATTTTCCGATATTCTTGCTGATCGCATTGAGCGCTTAAATTCCACCTTTGCTAAGGCGATCGCACGTTATAACTACAACGGCGTTTATCGGGGTGTATTTCCTGTCAAAGTTAATCAGCAACGGCAATTGGTGGAAGAAATTGCAAAATATGGAAAACCCTTCCAATTTGGTCTAGAGGCAGGTTCCAAACCCGAATTGCTGATTGCCCTTGCCACTCTCCGTACACCTGGATCACTACTGATTTGTAATGGTTACAAAGATGCGGAGTATATTGAGACGGCTTTATTAGCAAGAAAATTGGGACAGAATACGATCATTGTGATCGAACAGTTGGAAGAAGTGGAGATGATTATCCGTGCGGCAACCAAGTTAGGAATTGCTCCTGTAGTCGGTGTCCGTGCTAAGCTCAGCACTAAGGGGCTAGGACATTGGGAAGACTCGACAGGTGATCGCGCAAAGTTTGGGTTGCGGATGTGGGAAATCCTTGAAACTGTGGAACAATTGGAAGCCGCAAATATGCTAGATTCTCTCAAATTATTGCACTTCCACATTGGCTCCCAAATCAGTAATATCAGCACAATTAAAGATGCTTTACGTGAGGCAGGACAGATCTATGTACAACTTACGATCTTAGGCGCACCGATGGGACATCTTGATGTTGGTGGTGGTTTGGGCGTAGATTACGACGGTTCAAAAACCAATTTCTACGCTTCCAAAAACTACAGTATGCAGAACTATGCTTATGATATCGTTGCAGCTATTAAGGATGCTTGTACGGAAAAGGGAATTCCTGTCCCTACTCTAACGAGTGAAAGTGGTCGAGCGATCGCTTCTCACCAATCGGTATTAATCTTTGATGTTGTTGGTATTAGTGGCACACCGACTCAAGTGATCGAGTCATTAAAAGAAGATGAGCATCTCATTGTTCGTAATCTTTTTGAAGCGCTAGAAAATATCAATGAGAATAACTACCAAGAGATTTATCATGATGCCGTGCAGTTCAATCAAGAAGCAATTAGTCTGTTTTCCTTTGGCTATTTGAGCTTAAAACAACGGGCTAGAGTAGAGCGACTATTCTGGGAATGTTGTGATCGAATTCGCAAGGTGACACGCAAATTAAACTATGTGCCTGATGACCTCGAAGACCTCGAACGCATGATGGCACTGACTTATTATTGCAATTTTTCGGTATTTCAGTCTGCGCCTGATAGTTGGGCGATCGATCAACTCTTCCCGATTATGCCGATTCATCGTCTCAATGAAGAACCTACCTGTCGGGGCACGATCGCCGATCTAACCTGTGATAGTGATGGCAAAATTGATCGCTTTATTGATTTGCGAGATGTGAAATCTGTTCTCGAATTACATCCTTTTATCCCAGAGAAACCTTATTATCTAGCCCTATTTCTTGGTGGAGCTTATCAGGAAATCCTTGGTGATTTGCATAACCTCTTTGGTGATACTGATGCAGTGCATATTCACGCAACGCCAACGGGTTATAAGGTTGAGCATGTAATCAAAGGTGATTCGATGACCGAAGTTCTCGAATATGTGCAATACAATCGTGATGCAATGCTAGAAAATATTCGCCAAGAAACGGAACGCGCTCTCCAAGAGAAACAAATCTCTCTCAATGAAGCAAGGCTGTTCTTGCAAAAATATGAGCATTGCTTAAATGGCTATACATATCTCAGCTAG